In Vampirovibrio chlorellavorus, one DNA window encodes the following:
- a CDS encoding HAMP domain-containing sensor histidine kinase, with the protein MPHHHVIPFYSKLAQHWKQIMAKLLPASVDTITTRFLMLFLILLFIPLCTLIIFTLNVLTQHMEQAQDEQLRLSQDLFTQTLEQTEARLGQLRREIDGKIANGQLECPNSPGLLCLVLDPQRQQVTLLPRKGLRQLPLKPLLPLDLADTLETQTLSREIFWVQMDNTLYLVSSSKLAGHSLRYFYALPLDDVLINGLFKSIHNLQTGIWIHATGPDTEGVPSRPPAGWQVQGGKVEAAPQLQQTLERLLDKTSQTGQDQWTLVVDKKSFRAQGQVIYTPENRPLARVVHILPLSPYLELLDNFYVAIYLIGVASLMFSAILAMLAGRTITQPLLRLIRQVRALNRESVMKESDQIHVGGVLEIQQLGEAFNHMIARLRQEHKLKDDFVATLTHDLKVPLLAEKQTLAYFLKEAYGPLNPEQTEVISILKSSNQSCLSLVTGLLEVYRYESGEATLLYERFHLGELLEKTIGELQALAQEKSIQLNLQYGLSEQNPLMAYADPMEIKRVLHNLISNAISNTPIHGKIECRILDAGNYGSSTVYKVSSFQHTSLKHPVKLDDKLLVVIQDSGIGFSNDDLNRLFKQFAASKGRNPMSIGLGLFNCYQVLKAHYNPLWVESTEGEGAAVSFMVNTKPQLAQDRRMSGDRRQGR; encoded by the coding sequence GTGCCGCATCATCACGTCATACCATTCTACTCAAAACTGGCCCAGCACTGGAAGCAAATCATGGCCAAACTGCTGCCAGCCAGCGTGGATACCATTACCACGCGCTTTTTAATGCTGTTTCTGATTCTGCTGTTTATTCCCCTGTGTACCCTGATTATTTTTACCCTGAACGTGTTGACCCAGCACATGGAGCAAGCGCAAGATGAGCAACTCCGCCTGAGTCAGGATCTTTTTACCCAGACCCTGGAGCAGACCGAAGCCCGTCTCGGGCAATTGCGCCGGGAAATTGACGGCAAGATAGCCAATGGTCAGCTGGAATGCCCCAACAGTCCCGGCTTGTTGTGCCTGGTTCTGGATCCCCAGCGGCAACAGGTCACCCTTTTGCCCCGCAAGGGACTGAGGCAATTGCCCCTCAAGCCCCTTCTGCCTCTTGATCTGGCTGACACGCTGGAAACCCAAACCCTGAGCCGGGAAATTTTTTGGGTGCAAATGGACAACACCTTGTATCTGGTGAGCAGTAGCAAACTGGCAGGGCATTCCCTGCGCTATTTTTACGCGCTCCCCCTGGATGATGTCCTGATTAACGGGCTTTTCAAAAGCATCCACAACCTCCAGACGGGCATTTGGATTCACGCCACAGGCCCTGACACAGAGGGCGTTCCAAGCAGGCCGCCCGCGGGATGGCAGGTACAGGGCGGCAAGGTAGAAGCGGCACCCCAGTTGCAGCAAACTCTGGAACGCCTGCTGGACAAGACCTCACAAACGGGGCAGGATCAATGGACGCTGGTTGTGGACAAGAAGTCATTCCGGGCGCAGGGGCAAGTCATCTACACTCCAGAGAATCGCCCGCTGGCCCGGGTGGTGCATATCCTGCCCCTGTCCCCCTACCTGGAATTACTGGACAACTTCTATGTGGCCATTTACCTGATTGGCGTGGCCAGCCTGATGTTCTCCGCCATACTGGCCATGCTGGCCGGACGAACCATCACCCAGCCCTTGCTCAGGCTCATTCGGCAGGTCCGGGCGCTCAACCGGGAGAGCGTGATGAAGGAAAGCGATCAGATTCACGTGGGGGGCGTGCTGGAGATTCAGCAGCTCGGGGAAGCCTTTAACCACATGATTGCACGGCTCCGCCAGGAACATAAGCTGAAGGACGACTTTGTGGCCACCCTGACCCACGACCTCAAAGTCCCCCTGCTGGCGGAAAAGCAAACATTGGCCTACTTTTTGAAAGAGGCCTACGGCCCACTCAACCCGGAGCAAACCGAAGTCATCAGCATTCTGAAATCGTCCAACCAGTCCTGCCTGTCCCTGGTGACCGGGCTGCTGGAAGTCTATCGCTATGAGTCCGGCGAAGCCACCCTCTTGTATGAGCGCTTTCATCTGGGGGAATTGCTGGAAAAGACCATTGGTGAATTACAGGCACTGGCTCAGGAAAAATCAATTCAACTCAACCTGCAATATGGATTAAGCGAGCAAAACCCGCTGATGGCATACGCCGACCCCATGGAGATTAAACGGGTTTTACACAATTTAATTAGTAACGCTATCTCCAACACGCCTATTCACGGTAAAATTGAATGCAGAATTCTGGACGCTGGTAATTATGGCAGTAGTACTGTTTATAAAGTTAGTTCATTCCAGCACACATCGTTAAAACATCCCGTAAAATTAGACGATAAACTATTAGTAGTGATTCAGGACTCAGGTATTGGCTTCTCAAACGATGATCTCAATCGCTTATTCAAGCAATTTGCCGCCAGCAAAGGCAGAAACCCCATGAGCATCGGCTTGGGCCTGTTTAACTGTTATCAGGTGCTGAAGGCTCATTACAACCCCTTATGGGTGGAGAGTACGGAAGGCGAAGGCGCGGCAGTCAGTTTTATGGTTAATACCAAGCCACAGCTTGCCCAGGACAGGAGGATGTCTGGTGACAGACGGCAAGGTCGCTAA